Proteins from a genomic interval of Colletotrichum higginsianum IMI 349063 chromosome 6, whole genome shotgun sequence:
- a CDS encoding pentatricopeptide repeat domain-containing protein has translation MASPSSDRMLSTNQYLMSEYPRTGSAIKQVRQRPDLFARQSIKRVNAESTSTLEKPNPWVQEMRREKTSRYNEYGYLRYHLSRTELECFSNWKNDFMRLFEYAARPSSYKVPQRLNWIMDRQHVEHVIENWASLPISNEINSEAWQSLMFSALWSCPDRALALLQISTEDFTPPGYALKDAIHFLAKWQAQHLVRDALSTHTEYLCQFTVAIIDKTPQNHLRLPQNTVYNLIRTASVESVEALYHCLKRNGHQLHRNTLLQMATRLAKIPQNKELALHMAIEAIEDGRADLNSHQWSSLCTSILGLEPDKMKPSDEFSVADAFSVLLEHGFVPNMVNYTAVIRSLSLTGQPEKAWEVFDVMQRHDIRPDSILWSTLLDGAKRSLSASRIEGIVEGAAEDNAIDVIFLNDLLFSLLHFCEAETKDNKKAGPGSVPAFGSMLHFYSNIFHLAPLQSLIPVDLSRYLDSSRSLEMPADWQLARQLFPALDRAMSAVPGKLSPTGATLGIMFVAYVKSLSQPINLISLYAYFRQHVSNGSPLVTHFVREKGTFVYDAIIKALCESPGMLRAALDIIGDMLKHTLEERSKLASPAENSTVAATSSPPPPLHPPPSVYTWSILLNGFISHKEKDPGERILAMMRQHNVEPNIVTWNTLIAGHAKNQDVNKTVHSLQRLEAAGYEADDYTLRAFAKLVNREAALRKMEQTIERRKRNAEARIKLLPDANADAGHQL, from the coding sequence ATGGCCAGTCCGTCCTCTGATCGAATGTTGTCTACAAACCAATATCTCATGTCAGAGTACCCAAGAACGGGTTCTGCCATCAAACAGGTCAGGCAGCGACCGGACCTTTTCGCACGACAGTCCATTAAACGAGTCAATGCCGAATCGACTTCGACTCTGGAGAAGCCTAACCCCTGGGTGCAGGAGATGCGACGGGAAAAGACTTCGAGATACAACGAGTACGGGTATCTGCGATATCACCTCAGCAGAACGGAGTTGGAGTGCTTTTCGAACTGGAAGAACGACTTTATGAGGCTGTTCGAGTATGCGGCTCGCCCCTCCTCTTACAAGGTGCCTCAGAGGCTGAACTGGATCATGGACCGGCAACATGTTGAACATGTGATTGAAAATTGGGCATCGCTGCCTATTTCGAATGAGATCAATTCCGAAGCTTGGCAATCTCTCATGTTTTCCGCGTTATGGTCTTGCCCGGATCGAGCATTGGCTCTCCTTCAGATCAGTACTGAGGACTTCACCCCGCCAGGCTATGCCCTCAAAGATGCTATTCACTTTCTTGCAAAGTGGCAAGCCCAGCACTTGGTTCGCGATGCACTTTCGACTCATACTGAGTATTTGTGTCAGTTCACCGttgccatcatcgacaagaCGCCTCAAAACCATCTTCGTCTACCGCAAAACACCGTATACAATCTGATCCGCACCGCAAGCGTCGAGAGTGTCGAAGCTCTTTACCACTGCCTGAAGAGAAACGGTCACCAACTGCACCGCAACACTCTCTTGCAGATGGCTACCCGACTTGCAAAGATTCCGCAAAACAAGGAGCTCGCTCTGCATATGGCCATTGAAGCTATTGAAGATGGACGCGCCGATCTCAACTCGCATCAGTGGTCAAGCCTCTGCACCTCCATTCTTGGCCTTGAGCCTGATAAAATGAAACCAAGCGACGAATTCTCCGTCGCAGACGCGTTCAGCGTTCTCCTGGAGCATGGGTTTGTCCCCAACATGGTCAACTACACAGCAGTAATCAGAAGCTTGTCCTTGACGGGTCAACCCGAGAAGGCTTGGGAGGTTTTCGATGTCATGCAACGGCACGACATCAGGCCGGATTCAATCTTGTGGTCTACCCTCCTCGATGGGGCAAAAAGGTCTCTCTCAGCATCCAGAATCGAAGGTATTGTCGAAGGTGCTGCCGAGGACAACGCAATCGATGTGATCTTTCTCAACGACCTGCTGTTTTCTCTCCTTCACTTCTGCGAGGCGGAAACGAAGGACAACAAGAAAGCAGGGCCTGGCTCTGTCCCAGCCTTTGGGTCAATGCTGCACTTCTACTCCAACATTTTCCACTTGGCGCCTTTGCAGTCGCTCATCCCAGTTGACCTCTCTCGTTATCTCGATTCCTCTCGGAGTCTGGAGATGCCCGCAGACTGGCAACTGGCCCGACAATTGTTCCCTGCACTGGACAGAGCCATGTCCGCAGTCCCGGGCAAGCTGAGCCCGACGGGTGCTACCCTGGGCATCATGTTCGTCGCCTACGTGAAGAGTCTATCACAGCCGATCAATCTGATCTCGCTGTACGCCTACTTCAGACAACACGTTTCCAACGGGAGTCCCCTCGTGACGCACTTTGTCCGGGAAAAAGGCACTTTTGTGTacgacgccatcatcaaAGCACTCTGTGAGTCTCCGGGCATGCTCCGCGCGGCCCTGGACATCATTGGCGACATGCTCAAGCACACGCTCGAGGAACGGAGCAAGTTGGCCAGCCCCGCGGAGAATTCAACGGTCGCGGCcacctcatcgccgccgccgccgctccaCCCGCCTCCCAGTGTCTACACCTGGAGCATCCTGCTGAACGGGTTTATTTCCCACAAAGAAAAAGACCCCGGAGAGCGTATTCTTGCCATGATGCGCCAGCACAACGTGGAGCCGAACATCGTCACGTGGAACACCTTGATCGCGGGCCACGCCAAGAACCAGGATGTCAACAAGACTGTTCACTCACTGCAGCGCCTTGAAGCGGCAGGGTACGAGGCGGACGACTACACGTTGAGGGCGTTCGCCAAGTTGGTGAACAGGGAAGCCGCTTTGAGGAAAATGGAGCAGACTAttgagaggaggaagaggaatGCGGAGGCCAGGATAAAGCTTTTGCCTGATGCTAATGCTGATGCTGGACATCAGCTGTGA
- a CDS encoding Emp24/gp25L/p24 family/GOLD → MRPFIPLLSLSAVAQALYFYIDGTSPKCFFEELPKDTLVVGHYTAEEWDDRINQWAKHDGLSIYISVDETFDNDHRVVSQRGQASGRFTFTAADAGDHMICFTPSSTSGRAGWLSLHSHNGGIRLTLDLAIGESSEIESSDKNKLEDIATRVKDLNARLQDIRREQVFQREREAEFRDQSESTNARVIRWMLIQLVVLAVTCTWQLSHLRSFFIKQKLT, encoded by the exons ATGAGGCCTTTCATCCCCCTGCTCTCGCTGAGCGCTGTTGCGCAGGCGCTCTACTTCTACATCGACGGCACCTCGCCTAAGTGCTTTTTCGAGGAGCTCCCCAAGGACACGCTCGTTGTTGGCCACTACACTGCCGAGGAGTGGGATGACCGGATCAACCAGTGGGCCAAGCACGATGGCCTCAGCATCTACATCTCCGTCGAT GAAACCTTCGACAACGATCACCGCGTAGTCTCCCAGCGTGGCCAGGCTTCCGGCCGCTTCACCTTCACAGCTGCTGACGCCGGCGACCACATGATCTGCTTCACCCCGTCCTCCACCTCTGGCCGCGCCGGCTGGCTCTCGCTCCACTCCCACAACGGCGGCATCCGCCTCACGCTCGACCTCGCTATCGGCGAGAGCAGCGAGATCGAAAGCTCCGACAAGAACAAGCTCGAAGACATCGCAACCCGCGTCAAGGATCTGAACGCTCGCCTGCAAGATATCCGCAGAGAGCAAGTTTTCCAGCGT GAGCGCGAGGCCGAGTTCAGAGACCAGTCCGAATCTACCAACGCCCGTGTCATCAGGTGGATGCTCATCCAGCTCGTCGTTCTCGCTGTTACCTGCACCTGGCAGTTGTCGCATCTGCGGTCCTTCTTCATCAAGCAGAAGCTCACGTAA
- a CDS encoding SWR1-complex protein 4 encodes MTSSDVRDVLNLPDSHAGPRPAKKQKTSAPRPNLKGLAREVQNLGGDNPIAIVPEVSIFKKRRFVSRKPATKWELKPFTNSARGDSGALVLKHWKRKIPTSAENAAQGADAEMKDADGDQATSKPENSMFAKFNVEVDVPQYSEDQYQTNLQSDDWTKEETDYLLSLVRDFDLRWPIIWDRYDYMPEAINGEASADGDESKAIIPVPKPRTMEDLKARYYEVAAKMMAVQKPVQYMTQPEYTLHELMANFNANQEKLRKDFANNALTRSKEEAKEEESLLLEIKRILARSDRFNEERRELYNRLDYPHTDQDISTFKSSAGLQTLLQNLMNADKSKKRKSLMAADGVSPSTPAAGQQPAAAASDNNGNRRESIAAAAAAATAPPEKSQKEPPSSVAQTPTAPAGGKKGQQQQERRKLSEAEMHVYGVTHHDRLSSGPTFRYERINKLFTHKSNQQQLRIMNTLNELDIPPRLVMPTAPVTSQYELLLGAVNSLLDARKVTDKIDAEIKIELAKKMEREKTSQPEPNPAAEKKEGDGDSRSTEEKKDKTVGGEAKAEAAPAEPAKTDEPKTNGVAAGAEAPADGEREVGTSAATEEGKGDADKDKDKPARPGSSGVSHKRSASVMSAGGDDKTAKRQKK; translated from the coding sequence ATGACATCCTCAGATGTGCGAGATGTCCTCAACCTCCCCGATAGCCACGCAGGGCCCCGACCAGCCAAAAAGCAAAAGACTTCTGCTCCGCGCCCAAACCTGAAAGGCCTCGCTCGCGAGGTTCAAAACCTAGGCGGCGACAATCCGATCGCCATCGTCCCCGAGGTTTCCATCTTCAAAAAGCGGCGCTTCGTAAGCAGAAAGCCGGCGACGAAATGGGAGCTCAAGCCCTTCACCAACTCGGCGCGGGGTGACAGCGGCGCATTGGTGCTAAAGCACTGGAAGCGGAAAATACCGACGTCAGCAGAGAATGCAGCGCAAGGCGCGGACGCGGAAATGAAGGATGCGGACGGAGATCAGGCGACATCTAAACCCGAGAACTCAATGTTTGCGAAATTTaatgtcgaggtcgacgtaCCTCAGTACAGCGAGGACCAGTATCAAACAAACCTTCAGAGTGACGACTGGACCAAGGAAGAAACAGACTACCTGCTGAGCCTGGTGAGAGACTTTGACCTGCGGTGGCCGATCATATGGGACCGTTACGACTATATGCCAGAGGCCATCAATGGTGAGGCATCGGCGGACGGGGACGAGAGTAAGGCTATCATTCCAGTACCGAAGCCACGGACGATGGAGGACCTCAAGGCGCGATATTACGAGGTGGCCGCAAAGATGATGGCGGTCCAGAAACCCGTTCAGTACATGACGCAGCCCGAATACACGCTCCACGAGCTCATGGCCAACTTCAACGCAAACCAAGAAAAGCTCCGCAAGGACTTCGCAAACAACGCGCTGACGCGgagcaaggaggaggccaaggaggaggaatcGCTGCTACTGGAGATCAAACGCATTCTGGCGCGCAGCGACCGATTCAACGAGGAGCGGCGCGAGCTGTACAACCGACTGGACTATCCGCACACCGACCAGGACATCAGCACGTTCAAGTCCAGCGCCGGGTTACAGACCCTCCTGCAAAATTTGATGAACGCCGACAAgtccaagaagcgcaagtCGTTGATGGCGGCTGATGGCGTCAGCCCCTCCACGCCTGCTGCCGGTCAACaaccggcagcggcagcgtcAGACAATAATGGCAACCGCCGCGAAAGCATCGCTGcagctgccgctgccgccaccgcgcCGCCAGAGAAGTCGCAAAAGGAGCCCCCAAGCAGCGTCGCGCAGacaccgacggcgccggccggaGGAAAGAagggccagcagcagcaagaacGCCGCAAGctctccgaggccgagatgcaCGTCTATGGCGTCACGCACCATGACCGTCTGTCCAGCGGACCCACGTTCCGATACGAGAGGATCAATAAGTTGTTCACACACAAGTCGAACCAACAACAGTTGCGCATCATGAACACGCTTAACGAACTTGACATCCCGCCGCGGCTTGTCATGCCCACGGCACCTGTCACATCGCAGTACGAGCTTCTCCTAGGCGCGGTCAACAGCCTACTCGATGCCAGAAAGGTCACAGACAAGATTGACGCCGAGATCAAAATTgagctggccaagaagatGGAGCGAGAGAAGACAAGCCAACCAGAACCCAATCCGGCTGCCGAGAAAAAGGAGGGTGATGGTGACAGCCGCTCTacggaagagaagaaagacaagacggtgggcggcgaggcaAAAGCAGAAGCCGCACCCGCGGAGCCAGCGAAGACAGACGAACCGAAGACCAATGGCGTCGCGGCCGGAGCCGAGGCACCAGCTGatggggagagggaggtggGTACGTCGGCTGCGAcagaagaagggaaaggtGATGcggacaaggacaaggacaagccAGCGCGGCCGGGAAGTAGTGGAGTGTCACACAAACGGAGCGCGAGCGTCATGAGCGCTGGGGGTGACGACAAAACTGCGAAGAGGCAGAAGAAGTGA
- a CDS encoding Cwf18 pre-mRNA splicing factor, with protein sequence MSSSQGTLSAVTDDRKARLAKLKNLKRKQPADEVVPPESERAASPPAEPDVTKLHLSGRNYDPEARGPKLGFEAPPTQDLEQPTLEELAADIEADVRKKAAEESQDDKGIDLFKLQPKKPNWDLKRDLEKKLEILNVRTDNAIARLVRERITGAQNAATQARQVDAGSREGDAAGMDGIALVEGVRVREREEEEDEKRDREEDDDLAA encoded by the coding sequence ATGTCGAGCTCACAAGGAACTTTGAGCGCGGTAACAGATGACCGCAAAGCACGCTTGGCGAAGCTCAAGAACCTGAAGCGAAAACAACCAGCAGACGAGGTCGTCCCCCCAGAGTCAGAACGtgccgcctcgccgccagcaGAGCCAGATGTCACGAAACTGCATCTCTCCGGTCGGAACTACGACCCCGAAGCACGAGGGCCCAAACTCGGCTTCGAAGCGCCCCCGACACAAGACTTAGAACAGCCTActctcgaggagctcgcggCAGACATTGAGGCCGACGTTAGGAAAAAAGCAGCCGAGGAATCGCAGGACGACAAGGGCATCGACCTGTTCAAGCTCCAGCCCAAAAAGCCGAACTGGGACTTGAAGAGGGAtctggagaagaagctggagaTCCTCAACGTACGGACGGACAACGCCATCGCCAGGCTAGTCAGGGAGCGCATCACAGGAGCACAGAACGCGGCAACGCAAGCGAGACAGGTCGATGCGGGAAGCAGGGAGGGCGACGCGGCTGGAATGGACGGCATCGCGTTAGTCGAAGGAGTCCGCGTCcgcgagagggaggaagaggaggacgaaaAACGAGACagggaagaggacgatgatCTGGCTGCCTGA